A single genomic interval of Flavobacterium sp. N2820 harbors:
- the asnB gene encoding asparagine synthase B produces the protein MCGILAIIGKGKEEALVQQLSKRMSHRGPDESDIHVTEKGHILAHERLSIVDLHTGKQPIQGTDSAWMVHNGEIYNHKKLRETTLKHHTFRTTSDSEVIVHLYEEFGYDFCDMLDGIFALVVIDGDDYIVARDPLGVKPLYYGMDERGRLYFASEMKAITDQCKTFSTFPPGHYYTEKTGFVKYYKPEWEAHETAVEKLDLEALNASLTQAVEKRLMCDVPFGVLLSGGLDSSLIASITSRLLEGTGQELHSFSIGLDASAPDLVAAKKVADFIGTTHHEIHFTVEQGIDILDKLIWHLETYDVTSIRASTPMYFLSKAITEKGIKMVLSGEGADEIFGGYLYFRNAPSVLDFQKETIERVQKLFTADLLRADKSTMAHGLEARVPFLDKAFLDLAIKIQPEEKMPKTYDGIEKYILRKAFDTPEKPYLPEEILWRQKEQFSDGVGYNWIDTLIEYCSSQVTDIEFSRAKELFPYNTPVTKEAFFYRRIFQKHFSQDSAAQTVRKWIPKWQENQDPSGRANAAHVKADVAIASSAALV, from the coding sequence ATGTGCGGAATATTAGCCATTATAGGAAAAGGAAAAGAAGAAGCATTGGTACAACAATTGTCTAAAAGAATGAGCCACCGTGGTCCAGATGAAAGTGATATCCATGTAACTGAGAAAGGACACATTTTGGCACACGAGCGTTTGTCAATTGTCGATTTACATACAGGAAAACAACCTATTCAAGGAACCGATTCGGCTTGGATGGTGCATAATGGCGAAATATACAATCACAAAAAATTAAGAGAAACAACTTTAAAACATCACACATTTAGAACCACATCAGATTCAGAAGTTATCGTGCATTTGTACGAAGAATTTGGATATGATTTCTGCGATATGTTAGACGGAATTTTCGCTTTAGTAGTTATCGATGGAGATGATTATATTGTAGCTCGTGATCCACTGGGAGTAAAACCTTTGTATTATGGAATGGATGAAAGAGGACGCTTGTATTTTGCTTCCGAAATGAAAGCCATAACCGACCAATGCAAAACGTTTTCTACATTTCCGCCAGGACATTATTACACCGAAAAAACAGGTTTTGTGAAATATTACAAACCAGAATGGGAAGCGCATGAAACTGCAGTTGAAAAATTAGATTTAGAAGCTTTAAATGCAAGTTTAACTCAAGCTGTTGAAAAACGTTTAATGTGCGATGTGCCTTTTGGAGTATTGCTTTCAGGTGGATTAGATTCATCCTTAATTGCTTCAATTACTTCAAGATTGTTAGAAGGAACTGGACAAGAATTACATTCGTTTTCTATTGGATTAGATGCTTCGGCACCCGATTTAGTAGCAGCAAAAAAAGTAGCGGATTTTATTGGAACTACACATCATGAAATTCATTTCACAGTCGAACAAGGAATCGATATTTTAGATAAGTTAATTTGGCATTTAGAAACCTACGATGTAACGTCAATTCGGGCAAGCACGCCAATGTATTTCTTGTCAAAAGCGATTACAGAAAAAGGGATTAAAATGGTATTGTCAGGCGAAGGAGCCGATGAGATTTTTGGAGGTTATTTGTACTTTAGAAATGCGCCTTCAGTATTGGATTTTCAAAAAGAAACCATTGAACGCGTGCAGAAGTTATTTACAGCCGATTTGCTTCGTGCCGATAAATCAACCATGGCACATGGATTAGAAGCAAGAGTTCCATTTTTAGATAAAGCGTTTTTGGATTTAGCAATCAAAATTCAGCCAGAAGAAAAAATGCCAAAAACGTATGACGGAATTGAAAAATATATTTTAAGAAAAGCATTCGACACACCTGAGAAGCCATACTTGCCAGAAGAAATTTTATGGCGTCAAAAAGAACAGTTTTCAGATGGAGTAGGGTATAACTGGATTGATACTTTAATTGAATATTGTTCAAGTCAAGTAACTGATATTGAGTTTTCAAGAGCAAAAGAGTTGTTTCCATATAATACACCGGTTACAAAAGAAGCCTTTTTCTATCGTCGTATTTTTCAAAAACATTTTTCACAAGATAGTGCGGCACAAACCGTGCGAAAATGGATTCCAAAATGGCAAGAAAATCAAGATCCAAGTGGTAGAGCAAATGCCGCTCACGTAAAGGCAGATGTAGCTATTGCTTCAAGCGCAGCATTAGTGTAG
- the gyrB gene encoding DNA topoisomerase (ATP-hydrolyzing) subunit B gives MSEEVKKNNYSADSIQALEGMEHVRMRPSMYIGDTGVRGLHHLVYEVVDNSIDEALAGHCDTIYVAINEDNSITVEDNGRGIPVDLHKKEGVSALEVVMTKIGAGGKFDKDSYKVSGGLHGVGVSCVNALSDHLRATVYREGKIYEQEYEKGKAMYPVKQIGTTDKRGTMVTFKPDATIFTQTLEYSYDTLASRLRELSFLNKGITITLTDKRHLADDGSQPVETFHSQEGLKEFVKFLDGNREPIISHVISMEHEKSEIPVEVALIYNTSYTENIFSYVNNINTHEGGTHLQGFRMGLTRTLKKYADASGLLDKLKFEISGDDFREGLTAIISVKVQEPQFEGQTKTKLGNREVVSPVSQAVSEMLENYLEENPNDAKIIVQKVILAAQARHAAKKAREMVQRKTVMGGGGLPGKLSDCSEQDPAKCEIFLVEGDSAGGTAKQGRDRFFQAILPLRGKILNVEKAMQHKVFENEEIRNIFTALGVTIGTAEDSKALNLEKLRYHKVVIMCDADVDGSHISTLILTFFFRYMKELIEKGHVYIAAPPLYLVKKGNKKEYAWNDDQRDIANERMGGSATIQRYKGLGEMNAEQLWETTLNPENRTFRQVTIDSLAEADRVFSMLMGDEVPPRREFIEKNASYAKIDA, from the coding sequence ATGAGCGAAGAAGTTAAGAAAAACAATTATTCGGCAGACAGTATTCAGGCATTAGAAGGAATGGAGCACGTAAGAATGCGTCCTTCCATGTATATTGGCGATACTGGAGTAAGAGGTTTGCACCATTTGGTGTATGAAGTAGTAGATAACTCTATCGATGAAGCTTTAGCCGGTCATTGTGATACAATTTATGTAGCTATAAACGAAGATAATTCCATTACAGTAGAAGATAACGGTCGTGGTATTCCAGTTGATTTACACAAAAAAGAAGGCGTTTCTGCACTTGAGGTGGTAATGACTAAAATTGGTGCTGGAGGTAAATTTGATAAAGATTCGTACAAAGTTTCTGGAGGTTTACACGGTGTTGGTGTTTCGTGTGTAAATGCACTATCTGATCATTTACGTGCAACGGTTTATCGTGAAGGTAAAATCTACGAGCAAGAATACGAAAAAGGGAAAGCAATGTATCCAGTTAAACAAATTGGAACTACAGATAAAAGAGGTACAATGGTTACATTTAAACCAGATGCGACCATTTTTACACAAACTTTAGAATATTCTTACGATACTTTAGCTTCTCGTTTACGTGAACTTTCTTTCTTAAATAAAGGAATTACAATTACTTTAACAGATAAAAGACATTTAGCTGATGACGGAAGTCAACCAGTTGAAACGTTTCATTCACAAGAAGGATTAAAAGAATTTGTTAAGTTTTTAGATGGAAATCGCGAACCAATCATTTCTCATGTAATTAGCATGGAGCATGAAAAAAGCGAAATTCCTGTTGAGGTTGCTTTAATTTACAACACAAGTTATACAGAGAATATTTTTTCTTATGTAAATAATATCAATACACACGAAGGAGGAACGCATTTACAAGGTTTCCGTATGGGGTTAACGCGTACGTTAAAAAAATATGCAGATGCTTCTGGATTGTTAGATAAATTAAAATTCGAAATTTCTGGAGATGACTTCCGTGAAGGTTTAACAGCTATTATTTCGGTAAAGGTGCAAGAACCACAGTTCGAAGGTCAAACCAAAACCAAATTAGGGAATAGAGAAGTAGTTTCTCCAGTTTCTCAAGCGGTTTCAGAAATGTTAGAAAATTATTTGGAAGAAAATCCAAATGATGCAAAAATCATTGTTCAAAAAGTAATTTTGGCTGCTCAAGCCCGTCATGCTGCTAAAAAAGCACGTGAAATGGTGCAACGTAAAACCGTAATGGGTGGTGGAGGATTACCAGGAAAATTGTCAGATTGTTCAGAACAAGATCCAGCAAAATGTGAAATTTTCCTTGTCGAGGGAGATTCGGCAGGTGGAACAGCTAAACAAGGACGTGATCGTTTTTTTCAAGCAATTTTGCCTTTACGTGGTAAAATTTTGAATGTGGAAAAGGCAATGCAACACAAAGTATTTGAAAACGAAGAAATTCGAAATATTTTCACAGCATTAGGGGTTACCATAGGTACTGCAGAAGATTCAAAAGCATTGAATTTAGAAAAATTACGTTACCATAAAGTAGTGATTATGTGTGATGCCGATGTCGATGGTTCTCACATTTCTACCTTAATTTTAACATTCTTTTTCCGTTACATGAAAGAGCTTATTGAAAAAGGACACGTTTACATAGCGGCTCCACCTTTATATTTAGTTAAAAAAGGAAACAAAAAAGAGTATGCTTGGAACGATGACCAACGTGATATTGCTAATGAGAGAATGGGTGGAAGTGCTACAATTCAGCGTTATAAAGGTCTTGGGGAAATGAATGCGGAGCAATTATGGGAAACCACTTTGAATCCAGAAAACAGAACATTTAGACAAGTAACCATTGATAGTTTAGCAGAAGCGGATAGAGTTTTTTCAATGTTAATGGGTGATGAGGTGCCACCTCGTAGAGAATTTATTGAGAAAAATGCTTCTTACGCCAAAATTGATGCGTAA
- a CDS encoding tetratricopeptide repeat protein, with product MIKYLKLSFLTVFFSGTLFAQQSSVYTHDLTEFNRAVELYKDKQYQAAQILFDKEKTKTNNQEVAADCAYYIANCAIRLNQMGADVLVENFVEDYPTSTKTNQAYIDVAHYYFDEGNYPKSLEWFDKADPNSMSQADKEKYNFQKGYAYFTAKNNKEAAKYFNMVVNSKTFGSQAKYYLGYMSYETDDYKSANEYFEQVSDQDKYKEKMGYFQADMNFKLGNFQKAVDLGLEQMPKSRADEKSELSKIIGESYFNLKKYDKALPYLLDYKGKKGKWNNTDFYQLGYAYYQQKDYENAITQFNKIIDGNDAVAQNAYYHLAESYLKTDKKQQALNAFKKASEMEFDAKIQEDAYLNYAKLSYEIGNPYQSVPEIMNAYLAKYPNTSYKQEINTLLISSYITSKNYKEALVLLEKSKSPENKLAYQKVTFYRGLELYTDGDFKGAYSLFKKSIAENKDAKFSARATFWKGETEYNLDQFEEAKLSFLQFLNSAEASTTPEFKNANYNLAYAYFKLKEYDNAIKYFGDFTTSIKDDKVRLTDAYLRLGDCNFISTKYWPAMDAYNKAIDLKSVDADYAAFQKGISYGFVSKPERKIEDLEKFIKTYPTSQYADDALYELGNTYVNQNQTDKAISTYDKLISSYKSSSYVAKAILKQGLIYYNGNKEEQALTKFKKVVAEYPNSPESLEAVSTARLIYVDSGKVDEYADWVKTLSFVEVSNADLDNDTYESAEKQYLQNNAKQAISGFTSYVSKFPNGLHALKANFYLAQLYFADNLEANSVKHYDYVVSKPRNEFTEQSLARLCQVHLKAKNYDSAIPVLKRLETEAEFPQNKTYAQSNLMKSYYEKQDFVNAVIYADKVLANDKVDDRIKSDAQIIVARSAIKTNDETKAKEAYAKLNKIAKGELKAEALYYDAYFKNKEGKFDASNTVVEKIASDYSGYKFFGAKALIIMAKNYFSLNDSFQATEILQSVIDNFTEYADVVAEAQKELDAIKIEEAKRNSSITN from the coding sequence ATGATAAAGTATTTAAAACTTTCTTTCTTAACAGTTTTTTTTTCTGGAACTCTTTTTGCACAACAATCGTCGGTTTACACACATGATTTAACCGAATTTAATCGTGCGGTTGAATTGTATAAAGATAAACAATATCAAGCAGCACAAATTTTATTTGATAAAGAAAAAACAAAAACAAACAACCAAGAAGTTGCAGCTGATTGCGCTTACTATATTGCCAATTGCGCCATTCGATTAAATCAAATGGGTGCTGATGTTTTGGTTGAAAATTTTGTAGAAGATTATCCAACCAGTACAAAAACAAATCAAGCCTATATTGATGTGGCTCATTACTATTTTGATGAGGGAAATTATCCAAAATCATTAGAATGGTTTGATAAAGCAGATCCCAATTCAATGTCTCAAGCAGACAAAGAAAAATATAATTTCCAAAAAGGATATGCCTATTTTACAGCTAAAAACAACAAAGAAGCCGCTAAGTATTTTAATATGGTGGTGAATTCTAAAACATTTGGAAGTCAGGCAAAATACTATTTAGGGTACATGTCTTATGAAACGGATGATTATAAAAGTGCCAATGAGTATTTTGAACAAGTTTCTGACCAAGATAAGTACAAAGAAAAAATGGGCTATTTTCAGGCCGATATGAATTTTAAATTGGGTAATTTTCAAAAAGCAGTTGATTTAGGTTTAGAACAAATGCCAAAATCAAGAGCCGATGAGAAGAGCGAATTGTCCAAAATTATTGGAGAAAGTTATTTCAATTTAAAAAAATACGACAAAGCATTACCTTATTTATTAGACTATAAAGGAAAAAAAGGAAAATGGAACAACACCGATTTCTATCAGTTGGGTTATGCGTATTATCAACAAAAAGATTATGAAAATGCCATCACACAATTCAATAAAATTATTGATGGAAATGATGCTGTGGCTCAAAATGCCTATTATCATTTAGCGGAAAGCTATTTAAAAACAGATAAAAAGCAACAAGCTTTAAACGCATTTAAAAAAGCATCTGAAATGGAATTTGATGCTAAAATTCAAGAAGATGCGTATTTGAATTATGCTAAATTAAGTTACGAAATTGGAAATCCATATCAATCAGTTCCTGAAATTATGAATGCGTATTTGGCAAAATATCCAAATACGTCATATAAACAAGAAATCAATACGCTCTTAATTAGTTCGTATATCACTTCAAAAAATTATAAAGAAGCTTTGGTTTTATTAGAAAAAAGTAAATCACCAGAAAACAAATTAGCGTATCAAAAAGTGACTTTTTATAGAGGTTTAGAACTGTATACCGATGGCGATTTCAAAGGAGCTTATTCATTATTTAAAAAATCTATCGCAGAAAATAAAGATGCAAAATTTTCAGCAAGAGCAACCTTTTGGAAAGGCGAAACAGAATACAATTTGGATCAATTTGAAGAAGCAAAATTAAGTTTTTTACAATTTTTAAATAGCGCAGAAGCTTCAACTACTCCTGAATTCAAAAATGCAAATTACAACTTAGCGTATGCGTATTTTAAATTAAAAGAATATGATAATGCCATCAAATATTTTGGCGATTTTACAACTTCAATTAAAGACGATAAAGTACGCTTGACAGATGCCTATTTGCGTTTAGGGGATTGTAATTTCATCTCGACAAAATATTGGCCAGCAATGGACGCTTACAATAAAGCAATTGATTTAAAGAGTGTTGATGCTGATTATGCAGCTTTTCAAAAAGGAATTAGTTATGGTTTTGTAAGCAAACCTGAACGTAAAATTGAAGATTTAGAAAAATTTATAAAAACCTATCCAACGTCTCAATATGCAGACGATGCACTATATGAATTGGGAAATACTTACGTGAATCAAAATCAAACCGATAAGGCGATTTCGACTTATGACAAATTAATTAGCAGTTACAAATCGAGTTCTTATGTAGCAAAAGCTATTCTAAAACAAGGGTTGATTTATTACAACGGAAATAAAGAAGAGCAAGCGTTAACAAAATTTAAAAAAGTAGTTGCTGAATATCCAAATTCTCCAGAATCATTAGAAGCCGTATCAACTGCACGTTTAATTTATGTAGATAGCGGTAAAGTTGACGAATATGCTGATTGGGTTAAAACCTTATCTTTTGTAGAAGTTTCAAATGCTGATTTGGATAATGATACCTATGAATCTGCCGAAAAACAATATTTGCAAAACAATGCCAAACAAGCTATTTCTGGATTTACAAGTTATGTGAGTAAATTTCCAAACGGATTACATGCGTTAAAAGCAAATTTCTATTTGGCGCAGTTGTATTTTGCTGATAATTTAGAAGCAAATTCCGTGAAACATTATGATTATGTAGTTTCAAAACCACGAAATGAATTTACTGAACAATCACTAGCTCGTTTGTGTCAAGTGCATTTAAAAGCAAAGAATTACGACAGTGCAATTCCGGTTTTAAAACGTTTGGAAACCGAAGCAGAATTTCCGCAAAATAAAACGTATGCACAATCTAATTTAATGAAATCGTATTACGAAAAACAAGATTTTGTAAATGCTGTAATTTATGCTGATAAAGTATTGGCAAATGATAAAGTTGATGATCGAATTAAAAGTGATGCACAAATAATAGTAGCGCGTTCGGCAATTAAAACGAATGATGAAACAAAAGCAAAAGAAGCTTATGCAAAATTGAATAAAATTGCAAAAGGCGAACTAAAAGCAGAAGCATTATATTATGATGCTTATTTCAAAAATAAAGAAGGAAAATTTGATGCATCTAACACAGTTGTTGAAAAAATTGCAAGTGATTATTCGGGTTATAAGTTTTTTGGAGCAAAAGCATTGATCATTATGGCAAAAAACTATTTCAGTTTAAATGATAGTTTTCAAGCTACTGAAATTTTGCAAAGTGTAATAGATAATTTCACAGAATATGCAGATGTAGTTGCTGAAGCACAAAAGGAATTAGACGCGATAAAAATCGAAGAAGCAAAACGTAATTCATCCATCACAAATTAA
- a CDS encoding TonB-dependent receptor encodes MKKLNRITIVLVIFGIQFSFSQKKDENIGSEVVNIVKPYTPTISDAFKVKETPVLEDEEEQKKETIQYNIFSFPVASTFTPAKGKAAGVDKAEKEKLYNNYATLGFGNYPTINAELFITQNLSRSNYVGGMLRHLSSQGGIKDLVLDDKYYNTSLDVTYGVRERDLSWNVDLGVKNQIYNWYGLPTETIAFDDATINSIDSKQSYNTIALGGKMTLKDGIFSEASMQFKRFSDGLNSGENRFFIKPNFDFEVMNQKIKADFVVDYVGGSFDRMLAIDSELKYSTIIAGMKPSILYQQDDLSVQLGAGVFYATAKINGESDGKIFIYPNIKASYKLVGDILVAYAGAEGGLQQNSYADFVEENSFVSPTLFIAPTDNKYDIYAGLKGKLANSVAFNVRASYLNQDDKALYVSNEYNPTFANTEGYAYGNSFGVVYDNIKTLSLFGELKADFSKSVTFGINGTYNNYSSDTQAEAWNLPQLKVGTTVDFDINEKWYAGANVFFVGERKDLISVQNAAAVFPPIFDPTVVTLDSYFDLNAHVGYKYNARLTAFLKGNNLANQQYNRWANFPVQGVQVLLGANYKFDF; translated from the coding sequence ATGAAGAAATTAAATAGAATCACAATAGTTTTAGTAATATTCGGAATCCAATTTTCGTTTTCTCAAAAAAAAGATGAAAACATTGGCTCTGAAGTAGTAAATATTGTAAAACCATACACGCCTACCATTTCTGATGCTTTCAAAGTAAAAGAAACACCAGTTTTGGAAGATGAAGAAGAGCAAAAAAAGGAAACCATTCAGTATAATATTTTTTCATTTCCAGTAGCGTCAACTTTTACACCCGCGAAAGGAAAAGCGGCAGGAGTTGATAAAGCCGAAAAAGAAAAATTATACAACAATTACGCAACGTTAGGTTTCGGAAATTATCCAACAATAAATGCAGAATTGTTCATAACACAAAATCTTAGCCGAAGCAATTATGTAGGTGGAATGTTGCGCCATTTGTCTTCTCAAGGCGGCATCAAAGATTTGGTTTTAGATGATAAATATTACAACACAAGTTTAGATGTAACTTATGGAGTGCGTGAGCGCGATTTAAGCTGGAATGTAGATTTAGGGGTGAAAAATCAAATTTATAATTGGTACGGATTACCTACAGAAACTATTGCTTTTGATGATGCAACAATTAACAGCATCGATTCAAAACAAAGTTACAATACAATTGCTCTTGGCGGAAAAATGACATTAAAAGACGGAATTTTTAGTGAGGCAAGTATGCAATTTAAACGTTTTTCAGATGGATTAAATTCGGGTGAAAATCGATTTTTTATCAAGCCAAATTTTGATTTTGAAGTAATGAATCAAAAAATCAAAGCCGATTTTGTAGTTGATTACGTTGGTGGTAGTTTTGATAGAATGTTAGCTATAGATTCGGAATTAAAATACAGTACAATAATTGCAGGAATGAAACCAAGTATTTTATACCAACAAGATGATTTATCGGTGCAGTTAGGTGCGGGCGTTTTCTATGCAACTGCAAAAATTAATGGGGAAAGTGATGGAAAGATTTTTATTTATCCAAACATCAAAGCTTCCTATAAATTAGTTGGCGATATTTTAGTAGCTTATGCTGGTGCAGAAGGAGGTTTACAGCAAAACTCATATGCTGATTTTGTGGAAGAAAATTCATTTGTGTCACCAACACTTTTTATTGCACCCACAGATAACAAATATGATATTTATGCAGGTTTAAAAGGTAAATTAGCGAATTCAGTAGCCTTTAATGTTAGAGCATCCTATTTGAACCAAGATGATAAAGCGCTTTATGTGAGTAACGAATACAATCCTACATTTGCAAATACAGAAGGTTACGCTTATGGGAATTCGTTTGGGGTAGTTTATGATAATATAAAAACATTGAGTTTGTTTGGTGAATTAAAGGCCGATTTTTCTAAAAGTGTAACTTTTGGTATTAATGGAACCTACAATAATTATTCATCAGATACGCAAGCCGAAGCTTGGAATTTACCACAATTAAAAGTTGGAACAACAGTAGATTTTGACATCAACGAAAAATGGTATGCAGGTGCCAATGTGTTTTTTGTAGGCGAAAGAAAAGATTTGATATCAGTTCAGAATGCTGCGGCTGTTTTTCCACCAATTTTTGATCCAACAGTAGTTACATTAGACAGTTATTTCGATTTGAATGCGCACGTAGGATACAAATACAACGCAAGATTAACCGCTTTCTTAAAAGGAAACAATTTAGCCAATCAACAATACAACCGCTGGGCAAATTTCCCAGTACAAGGAGTTCAGGTGTTGTTAGGAGCGAATTATAAATTCGATTTTTAA
- a CDS encoding DUF6588 family protein produces MLLTPKLMRKSSIIIGMFAAFFFTQKVKGQSSTELEQIGYLLSDALLYSEQYIIPATDAAVYQASSAWVNSPKKKEKWKVTLGVHTNVFFVPKRDRKFSIQNDDFQFFEIEGATTATVPTALGNDDQIYLVGDLGGEEVRLETPEGIDQETVVYPYLQGGIELPYGFEFLARYSVKTKLKRGNYQVYGFGLKHNLSQYFPKIEAKNIYFSAAAIYSKEDLSFEFLDINTVYGNLGIDVFNALVDTYHFQMSASKEFKKFELITNLIINRSSFEYIVDGKKGAIEEVLPVQDVINDLLTRISKDKTNILGEVSGRYQISKFYVQSSIAFGKFVNGNIGVQYQF; encoded by the coding sequence ATGCTTCTTACGCCAAAATTGATGCGTAAATCAAGTATAATAATAGGAATGTTTGCTGCTTTCTTTTTTACACAAAAAGTAAAGGGTCAGTCGTCAACAGAATTAGAACAAATAGGGTATCTGCTTTCAGATGCCCTTTTGTATTCAGAACAATATATAATTCCAGCTACTGATGCTGCGGTTTATCAAGCTTCCTCTGCATGGGTAAATTCTCCCAAAAAGAAAGAAAAATGGAAAGTTACTTTAGGAGTGCATACCAATGTTTTTTTTGTGCCCAAAAGAGATAGAAAATTTAGCATTCAAAATGATGATTTTCAGTTTTTTGAAATTGAAGGAGCTACAACTGCAACTGTTCCAACAGCATTGGGTAATGATGATCAAATTTATTTAGTTGGAGATTTAGGTGGAGAAGAAGTGCGCTTAGAAACACCGGAGGGTATTGATCAGGAAACGGTTGTTTATCCCTATTTACAAGGAGGAATAGAATTGCCTTATGGATTTGAATTTCTAGCTCGATATTCTGTAAAAACAAAGCTTAAGAGAGGTAATTATCAAGTTTATGGGTTTGGTTTAAAGCATAATTTGAGTCAATATTTTCCAAAAATAGAAGCTAAAAACATCTATTTTTCTGCTGCTGCTATTTATTCAAAAGAAGATTTGAGTTTTGAATTTCTAGATATCAATACCGTTTATGGAAATTTGGGAATCGATGTTTTTAATGCTCTAGTTGATACGTATCATTTTCAAATGAGTGCTTCTAAAGAGTTTAAAAAGTTTGAATTAATTACTAATTTGATAATAAACAGGAGCTCATTCGAATATATTGTAGATGGAAAAAAAGGTGCGATAGAAGAAGTTTTACCTGTTCAAGATGTAATTAATGACCTGTTAACTCGAATTTCAAAAGATAAAACCAATATTTTAGGAGAAGTTTCTGGTAGATACCAAATAAGCAAATTTTATGTGCAAAGTTCAATTGCTTTTGGTAAATTTGTAAACGGAAATATTGGTGTACAATATCAGTTTTAA
- a CDS encoding GreA/GreB family elongation factor has translation MTFKQKIKSHYQNLLSEKINELRFMISDLAQDAQNDAKGSAGDKHETALSMMHLEQEKLNQKLAEIIGQKNSVDKIDADAIHAKVALGSMVQTNEMLFYISGALPKITIDNKTIIAVSPESPLGSQLLGKRPGDEVLINSNRFEIKTIE, from the coding sequence ATGACATTCAAACAAAAAATAAAATCCCATTATCAAAACCTATTATCTGAAAAAATAAACGAATTGCGTTTTATGATTTCCGATTTGGCTCAAGATGCGCAAAACGATGCGAAAGGTTCGGCTGGTGATAAGCACGAAACCGCTTTGTCGATGATGCATTTAGAGCAAGAAAAACTAAATCAAAAGTTAGCGGAAATCATCGGTCAAAAGAATAGCGTTGATAAAATTGATGCAGATGCAATTCACGCCAAAGTTGCACTTGGAAGTATGGTTCAAACCAACGAAATGCTGTTTTATATCAGTGGCGCTTTGCCAAAAATAACAATCGATAATAAAACCATTATTGCCGTTTCACCAGAATCTCCTTTGGGAAGTCAATTATTAGGAAAAAGACCAGGAGATGAGGTGTTAATCAACTCGAATCGTTTCGAAATAAAAACAATTGAATAA
- a CDS encoding malate dehydrogenase, which yields MKVTIVGAGNVGATCADVISYRGIASEVVLVDIKEGFAEGKAMDIMQCATTTVFNTQLSGTTGDYSKTAGSDVVVITSGIPRKPGMTREELIGINAGIVKSVADNVLTHSPNAIIVVVSNPMDTMTYLTLKATGLPKNRVIGMGGALDSSRFKYFLSKALDKPANDVQGMVIGGHGDTTMIPLTRLASYNGAPVSNFLSQEALDKVAADTMVGGATLTGLLGTSAWYAPGASVAYLVDSILNNQKRMIPCSVFLEGEYGQEDICMGVPCIIGKNGVEQIVDIQLNDVEKAAFAKSADAVRAMNADLKSVL from the coding sequence ATGAAAGTAACAATAGTAGGTGCGGGTAACGTAGGTGCAACATGTGCAGATGTTATTTCGTATAGAGGAATCGCAAGCGAAGTAGTATTAGTTGACATTAAAGAAGGTTTTGCTGAAGGTAAGGCTATGGATATTATGCAATGTGCTACAACAACTGTTTTTAACACACAATTGAGCGGAACAACAGGCGATTATTCAAAAACAGCTGGAAGTGATGTGGTAGTAATTACATCTGGAATTCCAAGAAAACCAGGAATGACTCGTGAAGAATTAATCGGAATCAATGCAGGAATCGTAAAATCGGTTGCAGATAACGTATTAACACATTCGCCAAACGCAATTATTGTAGTTGTATCAAATCCAATGGATACAATGACCTATTTAACATTAAAAGCTACTGGACTTCCAAAGAACAGAGTAATTGGAATGGGGGGGGCTTTAGATAGTTCACGTTTCAAATATTTCTTATCAAAAGCTTTAGATAAACCAGCTAATGATGTTCAAGGAATGGTAATAGGTGGTCATGGAGATACAACAATGATTCCATTAACACGTTTAGCATCTTACAACGGAGCGCCAGTTTCAAATTTCTTATCACAAGAAGCATTAGACAAAGTAGCTGCTGATACAATGGTAGGAGGAGCAACTTTGACGGGATTATTAGGTACTTCAGCTTGGTATGCGCCGGGAGCATCTGTAGCGTATTTAGTAGATAGTATTTTAAACAATCAAAAACGTATGATTCCATGTTCAGTTTTCTTAGAAGGAGAATACGGACAAGAAGATATTTGTATGGGAGTTCCATGTATTATCGGAAAAAATGGAGTGGAGCAAATAGTTGATATTCAGTTGAATGATGTCGAAAAAGCTGCCTTTGCAAAATCAGCTGATGCAGTTAGAGCAATGAATGCAGATTTGAAATCAGTACTATAA